From Saprospiraceae bacterium, one genomic window encodes:
- a CDS encoding vanadium-dependent haloperoxidase: MKKYLNFWNFILLAVLSSVTFFEYFTSNSKDYKSEMLNEWTDLLLELEKSTAGYRPPVAARMHAYLGLGAYLSSVTESEFEDLSCFLQNMDNQSDVVTIGLDAGLSVNSCYSRLAELFFVTAPPAQLGKVKLLESKFRKKLGNRLDPEKKMRSISYGFEMAEKVWKYSMSDTHGHDAFLYNYDEKYIPPECPLCWEKTGGRPMPALLPNWKNVRTLVIDTGDLQVIPPPAFCPEEYSQYFSQAYELIMIQQNLNREEKWIAEFWSDDKAGLTMSPPGRWISIAKEAAALIDLDFRTRLQMNMVLGLAMSDAAVLIWNAKYTYHLMRPETFVKKFINQDWYSHIPSPAFPTYPSGHAAFGATADVILSAYLGDHFAMTDYTHHGRKEFEGDARSFNSFREMAIENAWSRVLAGVHFRMDCDAGLDLGYRSGYLFKSKIGLIDNNATFSMEGSNLKKTNSIF; this comes from the coding sequence ATGAAAAAATATCTGAATTTTTGGAATTTCATCCTTTTAGCGGTACTATCCTCTGTTACATTTTTTGAATATTTTACCTCAAATTCAAAGGACTATAAATCTGAAATGTTAAATGAATGGACAGACCTCTTGCTGGAACTTGAAAAATCCACTGCTGGATACCGTCCACCCGTAGCTGCCAGAATGCATGCCTACCTGGGATTGGGAGCTTACCTTTCTTCTGTGACAGAATCCGAATTTGAGGACCTTAGCTGTTTTCTTCAAAACATGGATAATCAGTCTGACGTCGTTACGATCGGATTAGATGCAGGACTTTCTGTAAATAGTTGTTATTCCCGTCTGGCCGAATTGTTTTTTGTAACTGCTCCTCCGGCACAACTGGGTAAAGTCAAATTACTGGAATCTAAATTTCGCAAGAAACTGGGAAATCGATTGGACCCGGAAAAGAAGATGAGATCGATCAGTTATGGGTTTGAAATGGCGGAAAAAGTTTGGAAGTATTCCATGTCTGATACCCATGGCCACGATGCGTTTTTGTATAATTACGATGAAAAATACATTCCGCCGGAGTGTCCGCTGTGTTGGGAAAAAACTGGAGGCAGGCCCATGCCGGCTTTGTTGCCAAATTGGAAAAACGTCAGAACTTTGGTAATAGATACCGGTGATTTGCAGGTGATTCCTCCTCCTGCATTTTGCCCGGAGGAATATAGCCAGTATTTTTCCCAGGCTTATGAGCTGATCATGATCCAACAAAATCTAAATCGTGAAGAAAAGTGGATTGCAGAATTTTGGAGCGATGACAAAGCAGGTCTGACCATGTCACCTCCGGGTCGTTGGATTTCAATTGCCAAAGAAGCAGCTGCCCTCATTGATTTAGATTTTCGGACACGCTTGCAGATGAACATGGTTCTTGGACTAGCCATGTCTGATGCGGCAGTGTTGATTTGGAATGCTAAATACACTTATCATTTGATGAGACCTGAGACCTTTGTTAAGAAGTTCATTAATCAGGATTGGTATTCCCACATTCCTTCTCCTGCTTTTCCAACCTATCCATCAGGACATGCTGCGTTTGGTGCTACCGCAGATGTAATATTAAGCGCATACCTTGGAGATCATTTTGCCATGACAGATTATACGCACCATGGGAGAAAAGAATTTGAAGGCGATGCACGTAGTTTTAATTCATTCAGAGAAATGGCCATCGAAAACGCCTGGTCACGGGTATTGGCAGGAGTACATTTTCGAATGGATTGTGATGCTGGCTTGGATCTTGGTTATAGGTCTGGATATCTTTTTAAATCCAAAATTGGTTTGATAGACAACAATGCCACATTCAGTATGGAAGGCTCAAATCTTAAGAAGACCAATTCCATTTTTTAA
- a CDS encoding response regulator transcription factor, with product MLKILIIEDERKLGLSIRDGLLEQGFECDLYFDGNAALDAALEEKYSVIVSDVMLPGLSGFELIKKIRGEGIHTPFIFLTALAQMEDKSTGFESGADDYLVKPFEFKELLMRIKALARRPIDTSITSVKNFKYFDLEVNYRTNSVYRSLNGNRIQLTPKEFALLDYFIRNPERIISKEELCEKVWELDFDTGTNIVEVYINFLRKKIDKDHSVKLIHTVYKTGYIFKAE from the coding sequence GTGCTTAAAATACTGATTATTGAAGACGAGCGTAAATTGGGTTTATCGATCAGAGATGGTCTATTAGAACAAGGGTTTGAATGCGATCTTTATTTTGATGGCAATGCAGCTTTGGATGCAGCCCTGGAAGAAAAATATTCAGTAATCGTTTCCGATGTGATGCTGCCCGGTCTATCGGGGTTTGAATTAATCAAAAAAATCAGAGGGGAAGGCATTCACACTCCATTTATTTTCTTGACGGCGCTTGCCCAAATGGAAGACAAATCGACAGGATTCGAATCCGGTGCCGACGATTATTTGGTCAAACCTTTCGAATTTAAGGAGCTTTTAATGAGAATAAAGGCACTTGCAAGAAGACCCATTGATACTTCGATCACATCGGTGAAGAATTTTAAATATTTTGACCTTGAAGTGAATTATAGAACCAACTCTGTATATCGCAGCTTAAATGGCAATAGAATTCAATTGACACCCAAAGAATTTGCCTTGTTGGATTATTTTATCAGAAATCCGGAAAGGATCATTTCAAAAGAGGAGCTTTGTGAGAAAGTTTGGGAGTTGGATTTTGATACAGGCACCAATATTGTAGAGGTTTATATTAATTTTTTACGAAAGAAAATTGACAAAGATCATTCCGTTAAACTGATCCATACTGTGTACAAGACAGGTTACATTTTTAAAGCGGAGTAA
- a CDS encoding HAMP domain-containing histidine kinase — protein MQIKTRLTLHYILLFALILGFALSFFYSKYKEILVQDNFQKMKAQSSVLVDRIWTEKSNMGNYKDTSFLPSSFDLEIFDQQYHKLFSLSPVPIKIQYSDFLELMDQSEIRRFGSGNQLIIGFIKSVGHGEKWVVIAQKKMGSKELNDISNLLLLTFLLSLGIAAIGGFWYTSHSLKPFKTLNDQVDNILPSSLDTRLKETKEGDEISHLITTFNKMLDRIDEAFAYQKNFISNVAHELKNPISVMTSQLELLLRSKNRSEEEYRKITQSILQDCFRLSDITDNLMQLAKIHTLKGNFKSESCRIEELLMDSRKQILRANPDYKIHINYEGIPMSEEQLYIQGNRSLLCSAFMNIIDNCCKFSQDQSAFVDIRIPESGAREIVIKDNGPGIEESELSQIFKPFYRDARTRNKQGTGIGLTVVDSVIKLHGIDLQVRSKIGLGTEFHLYLPNGKDKS, from the coding sequence ATGCAGATTAAGACCCGATTAACACTGCACTACATTCTCCTGTTTGCTTTGATTCTGGGATTTGCTTTGTCATTTTTTTATTCTAAATACAAGGAAATTCTGGTGCAGGACAATTTCCAGAAAATGAAAGCCCAGTCATCAGTCTTGGTGGATCGGATTTGGACTGAGAAATCGAACATGGGTAATTACAAGGATACATCCTTTCTTCCTTCAAGTTTTGATTTGGAGATTTTTGACCAGCAGTATCACAAACTGTTTAGTTTAAGTCCTGTCCCAATAAAGATTCAATATTCCGATTTTTTAGAATTAATGGATCAATCAGAGATCCGGAGATTTGGATCAGGCAATCAACTGATCATTGGATTTATCAAATCGGTGGGGCATGGAGAAAAATGGGTCGTCATTGCCCAAAAGAAAATGGGCAGTAAGGAGTTGAATGATATCAGTAATTTGTTGTTATTAACCTTCTTATTGTCATTGGGTATTGCGGCCATTGGGGGATTCTGGTACACCTCCCATTCTCTAAAACCTTTCAAAACATTAAATGATCAGGTGGACAATATACTGCCATCCAGTCTGGACACAAGATTGAAAGAGACCAAGGAGGGAGATGAAATATCTCATTTGATCACTACTTTTAATAAAATGCTCGATCGGATCGATGAAGCATTTGCTTATCAAAAAAACTTTATTTCAAATGTGGCGCATGAGCTCAAGAATCCAATTTCCGTCATGACTTCCCAATTGGAGCTGTTGCTGAGAAGCAAAAACAGATCGGAAGAAGAATACCGGAAAATTACTCAGTCCATTCTGCAGGACTGCTTCCGCCTTTCAGACATTACTGACAACTTAATGCAGTTGGCCAAAATTCACACCCTCAAAGGAAACTTCAAATCAGAGTCTTGTCGAATTGAAGAACTTTTGATGGATTCTAGAAAACAAATTCTTCGAGCCAATCCGGATTATAAAATACACATAAACTATGAGGGGATTCCTATGTCAGAAGAACAATTATACATACAGGGAAACCGTTCGCTTTTGTGTTCCGCATTTATGAACATCATCGATAATTGTTGTAAATTTTCGCAAGACCAATCTGCTTTTGTGGACATCCGGATTCCAGAATCCGGTGCCAGAGAGATCGTAATCAAAGACAACGGGCCAGGTATTGAGGAAAGTGAGTTGTCTCAAATATTTAAACCGTTTTACAGGGATGCAAGAACGAGAAACAAACAAGGTACTGGGATTGGTTTGACAGTGGTTGATTCAGTGATAAAATTACACGGTATTGATCTTCAGGTTCGATCAAAAATTGGTTTGGGAACAGAATTTCACCTATATTTGCCGAATGGTAAGGACAAGTCCTGA